Proteins encoded within one genomic window of Rubritalea squalenifaciens DSM 18772:
- the purD gene encoding phosphoribosylamine--glycine ligase codes for MKILVVGKGGREHALISAFNDSATDTELYCFPGSDAISEIAECVEVDGLEALIDWMCLNNIDLCVAGEESYLVKGEGLANLCEKAGIPCWGPHKQSAQLEASKEFAKEFMKRHNIPTGDATGCADIEEARAAINGVYPAVLKFDGLAAGKGVAVCPDEATAEEFLQEVMVERRFGDGRLLVEECLIGPEVSVFAAVVDDQYLIFTPARDYKRALDGDHGPNTGGMGAVASRQLVSEELLNRIEAEIVKPTVDGLVKDGLPYRGFIYFGLMITEAGPKIIEYNCRFGDPECQAVMPIVGGDLAAFCEAGAKGDLKSELLAFSEGWSVCLVRASAGYPESSRSGDVISGLEEVDDSARVYHAGTRKNAEGQWETNGGRVLAVVAGGSDRESAVEAAYAQLEKVSFDGMQSRTDIGTFNF; via the coding sequence ATGAAGATTCTTGTAGTTGGTAAGGGCGGACGCGAGCACGCGTTGATTTCCGCATTCAATGATTCTGCTACCGATACCGAGCTGTACTGCTTCCCGGGTAGTGATGCGATTTCCGAGATTGCCGAGTGTGTTGAGGTAGATGGCCTGGAGGCTCTCATCGACTGGATGTGCCTGAACAACATCGACCTCTGTGTGGCTGGTGAAGAAAGCTACCTCGTCAAAGGCGAAGGTCTGGCAAACCTCTGTGAGAAGGCTGGCATCCCGTGTTGGGGGCCTCACAAGCAGAGTGCCCAGCTTGAAGCGAGTAAGGAATTTGCTAAGGAATTCATGAAGCGCCACAACATCCCGACTGGTGACGCTACAGGTTGTGCAGATATTGAAGAGGCCCGTGCGGCGATCAATGGAGTCTACCCGGCCGTACTTAAGTTTGATGGACTTGCCGCTGGCAAGGGCGTAGCCGTTTGCCCGGATGAAGCGACCGCCGAGGAGTTCCTGCAGGAAGTCATGGTGGAGCGCCGTTTCGGTGATGGCCGTCTTCTCGTGGAAGAATGCCTGATCGGTCCGGAGGTTTCCGTCTTTGCGGCTGTGGTGGATGACCAATACCTGATCTTCACACCTGCCCGTGACTACAAACGCGCGCTGGATGGTGACCATGGCCCGAACACTGGTGGTATGGGGGCAGTGGCATCTCGTCAGCTGGTAAGCGAAGAACTTCTCAACCGCATCGAGGCTGAGATCGTCAAGCCGACCGTGGATGGTCTGGTGAAGGATGGTCTGCCATACCGTGGATTTATTTACTTTGGTCTGATGATCACCGAGGCTGGTCCGAAGATTATTGAATACAACTGTCGCTTTGGTGACCCGGAATGCCAGGCTGTGATGCCGATCGTCGGTGGTGACTTGGCTGCATTCTGTGAGGCTGGAGCGAAAGGTGATCTGAAGAGCGAGCTACTTGCTTTCAGTGAGGGTTGGAGTGTATGCTTGGTGCGCGCTTCTGCCGGCTATCCGGAAAGCTCCCGCAGTGGTGATGTGATTTCCGGTCTGGAAGAGGTGGATGATTCCGCCCGCGTGTATCACGCCGGTACCCGTAAGAATGCTGAAGGCCAGTGGGAAACCAATGGTGGCCGTGTTCTCGCAGTGGTGGCTGGTGGCTCCGACCGTGAGTCCGCCGTGGAGGCTGCCTATGCTCAGCTTGAGAAGGTGAGCTTCGATGGAATGCAGAGCCGTACAGATATCGGTACCTTCAACTTCTAA
- a CDS encoding DUF971 domain-containing protein produces MLRCENIASIGDEVALAWSDGLETYVKYEDLRRACPCAKCQGEPDVTGKIISLGDVEYNENSFKLVRWENIGGYAFQFWWADGHSTGIYSYEYLRKLER; encoded by the coding sequence ATGCTTCGCTGTGAAAATATCGCCAGCATTGGTGATGAGGTGGCCCTCGCCTGGAGTGATGGCCTCGAGACCTATGTGAAGTACGAGGATCTCCGCCGTGCCTGCCCCTGTGCCAAGTGCCAGGGGGAGCCGGATGTGACAGGGAAGATCATCAGTCTCGGTGACGTGGAGTACAACGAGAACAGCTTCAAGCTGGTGCGCTGGGAAAACATCGGGGGCTACGCCTTCCAGTTCTGGTGGGCTGATGGCCACAGTACCGGCATCTACAGCTACGAGTACCTGCGCAAACTGGAGAGATAG
- the folD gene encoding bifunctional methylenetetrahydrofolate dehydrogenase/methenyltetrahydrofolate cyclohydrolase FolD produces MQIIDGKQVAEKVLSECSDRIAALKEKGVTPGLAVVLVGEDPASKVYVGSKARKCVELGIYSRKIELPADSSQEEVMAVVEELNNDDKVHGILVQSPPPPHIDEEAIVRAINPAKDVDGFHPENVAKLALEDPTGFVPCTPAGCMRLLKEAGVETSGAEAVVIGRSMIVGKPMALLLMGKAGNATVTVAHSRTKDLAEVCRRADIIVAAIGKPEFVTADMVKDGATIIDVGINRVEDASKKSGYKLVGDVAYDECAPKCKAITPVPGGVGPMTIAMLMQNTVQAAEATL; encoded by the coding sequence ATGCAGATCATCGACGGAAAACAAGTAGCAGAAAAGGTGCTGTCCGAGTGCAGTGACAGAATTGCAGCTCTGAAAGAGAAAGGTGTCACCCCAGGTCTGGCAGTAGTGCTAGTCGGTGAGGATCCTGCATCCAAAGTTTATGTCGGCTCCAAGGCCCGCAAATGTGTGGAACTCGGTATCTACTCCCGCAAGATCGAGCTTCCAGCTGACTCCTCTCAGGAAGAAGTTATGGCTGTCGTGGAAGAGCTGAACAACGACGACAAGGTCCACGGGATTCTTGTCCAGTCACCGCCACCACCACACATCGATGAAGAAGCGATTGTACGTGCGATCAACCCAGCAAAGGATGTGGATGGATTCCATCCTGAGAACGTGGCCAAGCTGGCTCTGGAAGACCCGACTGGTTTCGTGCCATGTACTCCAGCTGGCTGCATGCGTCTACTTAAGGAAGCTGGTGTAGAAACTAGTGGTGCTGAGGCGGTGGTGATTGGTCGCTCCATGATTGTGGGTAAGCCGATGGCGCTTCTTCTAATGGGTAAAGCTGGCAATGCTACTGTGACCGTTGCTCACTCCCGCACCAAAGATCTTGCCGAAGTCTGCCGTCGTGCAGACATCATCGTGGCAGCCATCGGCAAGCCTGAGTTTGTCACCGCAGATATGGTGAAAGACGGTGCCACGATCATTGACGTGGGCATCAACCGCGTGGAAGACGCTAGCAAGAAGAGCGGCTACAAGCTAGTCGGTGACGTAGCTTATGATGAGTGCGCACCGAAGTGTAAGGCGATCACCCCAGTACCTGGCGGCGTAGGCCCGATGACCATCGCCATGCTCATGCAGAATACGGTGCAGGCGGCAGAAGCGACACTCTAA
- a CDS encoding DnaJ domain-containing protein has product METNHFQSLGLEPVLTLDLDSLRDAYQKIAAENHPDQGGDKTTFDAINLAYNTLRSPAKRLKHYMELKGIEYDSRGSVTSDLMDLFMSVGETLQQTDAFLRKKSAATTALAKALLEPESMLLQETLGSEISKIEEQQNSYLNRLADSPEISDLPQITRNLAFLEKWHAQLQQSYARLF; this is encoded by the coding sequence ATGGAGACCAACCATTTCCAATCCCTCGGCCTCGAGCCCGTTCTCACTCTGGATCTCGACTCCCTGCGCGATGCCTATCAGAAAATTGCTGCCGAGAATCATCCCGACCAAGGAGGCGACAAGACGACCTTTGACGCCATCAATCTCGCCTACAATACCCTTCGCTCGCCCGCGAAGAGGCTCAAACACTACATGGAACTGAAAGGAATCGAATACGACTCCCGCGGCTCCGTCACCTCTGACCTGATGGACCTCTTCATGAGCGTTGGCGAGACGCTGCAGCAGACCGATGCCTTCCTTCGCAAGAAGTCCGCAGCGACAACAGCTCTCGCCAAGGCCTTGTTAGAACCAGAGTCCATGCTCCTACAAGAGACCCTCGGCTCAGAGATTTCCAAGATCGAGGAACAGCAAAACTCGTATCTCAACAGACTCGCCGATTCTCCAGAAATTAGTGACCTTCCCCAGATCACCCGCAATCTCGCCTTCCTAGAAAAATGGCATGCCCAGCTGCAGCAAAGCTATGCGAGGCTATTCTGA
- a CDS encoding tRNA threonylcarbamoyladenosine dehydratase: protein MEESTISRFGGIARLYGIPALEAFTQAHVAVIGIGGVGSWTVEALARSGVGHITMVDLDEICVTNINRQLHAMDGNIGHQKTDAMEERIKAINPNCQITNLQTFYSERSYEDILAHNFDVVVDAIDRVRQKAHLLHHCKQRKVPVICCGGAGGLRDPSKIQIADISRVTNDALIAQVRNKLRSEYGFPKGDAKKPRKFGIEAIFSTEQPMYPQCDGSVSPNRPKDGDGQDMRLNCASGYGSITHMTATVGLFAAERALQAIIDTKLKKA from the coding sequence ATGGAAGAGTCTACCATTTCCCGTTTCGGCGGCATCGCACGTCTCTACGGCATTCCCGCACTGGAAGCTTTCACTCAAGCCCATGTGGCTGTGATCGGAATCGGCGGCGTTGGATCCTGGACTGTTGAAGCTCTCGCTCGCTCTGGAGTCGGCCATATCACCATGGTAGATCTGGATGAAATCTGCGTGACCAACATCAACCGCCAGCTCCACGCGATGGATGGCAACATCGGTCACCAGAAAACCGATGCGATGGAGGAACGTATCAAGGCGATCAACCCGAACTGCCAGATCACCAACCTCCAGACCTTCTACAGCGAACGCAGTTACGAAGATATCCTAGCTCACAACTTCGATGTCGTTGTCGATGCCATCGACCGGGTTCGCCAAAAGGCCCATCTGCTGCATCATTGCAAGCAGCGCAAGGTCCCTGTCATTTGCTGCGGTGGAGCAGGCGGCCTCCGTGATCCCTCCAAAATTCAGATAGCGGATATCTCCCGCGTCACCAACGACGCGCTCATCGCCCAAGTTCGTAACAAGCTCCGCTCAGAATATGGCTTCCCCAAAGGCGATGCCAAGAAGCCCCGTAAATTCGGCATTGAGGCCATCTTCTCCACGGAGCAGCCGATGTACCCTCAATGCGATGGGAGCGTCTCCCCTAACCGCCCCAAAGATGGTGACGGCCAGGATATGCGTCTGAACTGCGCCAGTGGCTATGGCTCCATCACCCACATGACCGCAACTGTCGGCCTCTTCGCCGCCGAGCGTGCCCTACAGGCCATCATCGACACGAAACTCAAGAAAGCCTAA
- a CDS encoding NUDIX hydrolase: protein MDSTITLHEGKYLGLYTRDNWEFARRPNADCCVGILPITDQGELVLVEQFRIPVQKSVIEIPAGLVGDEPEFSGESLAESAGRELLEETGYRAGAITHLMASPTSAGMTPEITHLFAATKLTKEHEGGGVAGEDIKVHLVPVETLPAFLNDQLEKGLLIDFKIHAALQQARFMDII, encoded by the coding sequence ATGGACAGCACCATCACCCTGCACGAGGGCAAGTACCTCGGCCTCTACACCCGTGATAATTGGGAATTCGCACGACGCCCCAATGCGGACTGCTGTGTGGGCATTCTTCCCATTACGGATCAGGGAGAGTTGGTTCTGGTTGAACAGTTCCGAATCCCTGTCCAGAAGAGCGTGATCGAAATCCCAGCTGGCCTCGTCGGTGATGAGCCGGAGTTCTCTGGTGAATCACTAGCTGAAAGTGCCGGCCGCGAATTACTGGAAGAGACCGGCTATCGCGCTGGAGCCATCACCCACCTGATGGCCTCCCCCACTTCGGCAGGAATGACCCCCGAGATCACCCACCTCTTTGCCGCCACAAAGCTTACCAAAGAGCACGAGGGCGGTGGTGTAGCCGGTGAAGATATCAAGGTCCATCTCGTCCCTGTAGAAACTCTGCCCGCTTTCCTCAACGACCAGCTAGAAAAAGGGCTACTCATTGACTTCAAGATCCACGCCGCCCTCCAGCAGGCGCGCTTCATGGATATCATCTAA
- a CDS encoding PLP-dependent aminotransferase family protein, giving the protein MKAANEKTAYLELADDLQQLIQSGSLRVGDRMPSIRQLAHDKHVSITTIQSAYEVLENRGFVEARPRSGYYVRPRVPASNRLPAQPESSRKLSTVERPDLFDEVFAAVNNPDIVPLGCAVPYDGFYPTAKLASLSNKAFRDHGASALRYSLSPGRIELRKQVSKRMLRSGATVSPDEIIITSGATEAITIALSTCCKPGDLVAVEAPTFFGILRIIESLRLKVIEIPVCPINGIDIDVLDEISDKHPIKACVVQPNFQNPTSSVIPHESRNRLVKLAQQRDFTLIEDDLYGDLTFDNDRPTSLLAHAGGENVIHCGGVSKTLSPGLRVGWLAARSGHAEMTAIKNISFTSNPTVSELVVASFLADGGYDRHLRRIRQRYQSQVLQMRESIFKNFPEGTRVNSPRGSFVLWVQLPLQVDCERVAHEAMSRGISITPGSIYSASKSLTNYLRINGGYPMDERIRQAIRTVGKLCQQQLYEKA; this is encoded by the coding sequence ATGAAAGCGGCAAACGAGAAAACAGCTTATCTGGAACTGGCGGACGACCTGCAGCAGCTCATCCAGTCTGGCAGCCTACGTGTGGGAGATCGCATGCCCTCGATCAGGCAGCTAGCCCATGACAAGCATGTCAGCATCACGACCATCCAGAGTGCCTATGAGGTGCTGGAGAACCGTGGTTTCGTAGAGGCACGGCCACGCTCAGGCTACTATGTACGCCCACGCGTTCCTGCCTCCAACCGTCTGCCTGCTCAACCAGAGAGTAGCCGTAAGCTTTCCACCGTCGAGCGCCCTGACCTCTTCGATGAGGTCTTTGCTGCCGTAAATAATCCGGATATTGTACCGCTTGGCTGTGCCGTTCCTTACGATGGCTTCTATCCCACCGCCAAACTCGCTAGCCTATCTAACAAAGCATTCCGCGACCACGGAGCCTCAGCACTGCGCTACTCACTTAGTCCCGGAAGGATCGAGCTACGTAAACAAGTGTCCAAACGCATGCTGCGCTCTGGAGCTACTGTCTCACCGGATGAAATCATCATCACCAGTGGCGCCACGGAGGCCATCACCATCGCACTTTCTACCTGCTGCAAACCAGGCGATCTCGTAGCTGTGGAGGCTCCTACTTTTTTCGGAATCCTGCGTATCATTGAATCTCTCAGGCTCAAGGTCATCGAAATCCCCGTCTGCCCAATCAACGGGATCGATATCGATGTACTGGATGAAATAAGCGACAAGCACCCGATCAAGGCCTGCGTGGTACAACCCAATTTCCAGAACCCGACCAGTAGTGTGATCCCACACGAATCACGCAACCGACTCGTAAAGCTGGCTCAGCAGCGTGACTTCACCCTCATCGAAGACGATCTCTATGGAGACCTTACCTTTGATAACGATCGCCCTACCTCCTTACTAGCCCACGCGGGTGGTGAGAATGTGATTCACTGCGGCGGTGTCTCCAAGACTCTCTCACCGGGTCTGCGTGTGGGCTGGTTAGCCGCCCGGTCCGGCCATGCCGAAATGACGGCCATCAAGAATATCTCCTTCACCTCGAACCCCACCGTGTCCGAGCTCGTAGTTGCCTCCTTCCTAGCCGATGGAGGCTATGACCGTCACCTGCGCCGCATCCGCCAGCGCTACCAGAGCCAGGTGCTGCAAATGCGTGAATCCATCTTCAAGAACTTCCCTGAGGGAACCCGCGTGAATTCACCCCGCGGCAGTTTCGTTCTCTGGGTACAGCTTCCCTTGCAAGTCGACTGCGAGCGCGTGGCGCACGAAGCCATGAGCCGAGGTATCAGCATCACCCCGGGATCCATCTACTCAGCCTCGAAATCACTCACCAACTACCTGCGCATCAATGGTGGCTACCCCATGGACGAACGTATCCGTCAAGCCATTCGTACGGTCGGCAAGCTGTGCCAGCAGCAACTCTATGAGAAAGCATGA
- a CDS encoding RNA 2'-phosphotransferase, with translation MRKSLVKKSKFLSLVLRHDPSAAGVALDENGWVLVSELLGGAAERGMQISLEELEEIVETNEKKRFSYCQDSGRIRARQGHSVEVDVELKAVSPPDSLYHGTAERSLPTIMKEGLKRMNRQHVHLSSCEKTARHVGARHGKPVILKVNAKAMYEDGHLFYLSENHVWLVDFVESKYLSLADFSH, from the coding sequence ATGAGGAAAAGTTTAGTGAAGAAATCCAAGTTTTTGAGCTTGGTGCTGAGGCATGATCCGTCCGCAGCGGGGGTGGCTCTGGATGAGAATGGTTGGGTGCTCGTCAGTGAATTGTTAGGTGGTGCCGCCGAGCGTGGTATGCAGATCTCTCTTGAAGAGCTGGAGGAGATTGTGGAGACGAATGAGAAGAAGCGCTTTTCCTATTGTCAGGATAGCGGACGAATCAGGGCCAGACAGGGGCACTCCGTGGAGGTTGATGTAGAGCTGAAAGCTGTAAGTCCACCAGACAGTCTCTATCATGGTACTGCAGAACGCAGTCTACCCACCATCATGAAAGAGGGGTTAAAACGGATGAATCGCCAACATGTGCATTTATCCTCCTGCGAAAAGACGGCGCGTCATGTAGGGGCGAGACATGGGAAACCTGTCATCCTGAAAGTGAATGCCAAGGCGATGTATGAGGACGGTCATCTGTTCTATTTGTCCGAGAATCATGTCTGGTTGGTGGATTTTGTAGAGAGTAAGTATTTAAGTTTAGCTGATTTTTCACATTAG
- a CDS encoding transglutaminase family protein: MKTVSIGRITPMRLRIHHRTEYRYSHPVRESENQLRLTPVSGRWQRCESSFISVLPATHLAHYPDLHGNTVHYFSLPEEHDYLVIDSRCTVITSESKVDYQNLPYGFLHKELGDNLKHTGLHPYLNNSQFIEVTPAIWREALDIQDKSEDVFETSYALMAFINENYQYLPGSTHVSTHANEVITGKAGVCQDFAHAMISYCRALQIPARYVSGYFYDPTHDHHLKGSRTSHAWVEVYIKDYGWIGLDPTNLKVTDQTYVTTAIGRDYMDVAPIIGTFRGHARSSMDVSVTVEQLIAE; the protein is encoded by the coding sequence TTGAAAACAGTTAGTATCGGTCGCATTACCCCCATGCGTCTGCGTATCCATCATCGAACTGAATACCGCTACAGTCACCCTGTTAGAGAGAGTGAAAATCAGTTAAGACTCACACCTGTGTCCGGCAGGTGGCAACGCTGTGAATCCTCCTTTATCTCTGTCTTGCCAGCCACTCATCTCGCCCATTACCCGGACTTGCACGGCAACACTGTCCACTATTTCTCTCTCCCTGAAGAGCATGACTATCTCGTAATCGATAGCCGCTGCACGGTCATCACCTCGGAATCAAAAGTGGATTATCAGAATCTGCCCTACGGCTTCCTGCACAAGGAACTTGGAGACAACCTCAAGCACACCGGACTTCATCCCTATTTGAACAATAGTCAGTTTATCGAAGTCACCCCCGCGATCTGGCGAGAGGCCTTGGATATACAGGACAAATCAGAAGATGTGTTTGAAACATCCTACGCTCTGATGGCTTTCATCAATGAAAACTATCAGTACTTGCCTGGTTCTACCCATGTCTCCACACATGCCAACGAAGTCATCACTGGCAAAGCCGGCGTTTGCCAGGATTTTGCCCACGCCATGATCTCCTACTGCCGGGCACTCCAAATTCCAGCCCGGTATGTCTCTGGCTATTTCTACGATCCCACCCATGATCACCACCTCAAAGGATCACGCACCTCTCATGCCTGGGTAGAAGTTTATATCAAAGACTATGGATGGATCGGACTCGACCCCACGAATCTCAAGGTCACAGACCAAACTTATGTCACCACAGCCATAGGGCGCGACTACATGGATGTAGCTCCCATCATCGGAACATTCCGGGGTCATGCCAGATCCAGCATGGACGTCTCAGTGACCGTCGAGCAGCTGATTGCAGAGTGA
- a CDS encoding alpha-E domain-containing protein: MLSRVADSLYWLGRYVERAENLARMVDVNHYNSLDSFPLRDYSDNGEWLIYTTNSQEPYSDLEITLGHPPDINEFILFADENPDSVKQCISQARTNGRMVRDQISSDMWLELNSIHLFIKSPEAYNLWQDDPQALLKKVINFSLLFQGLTEATNQHDEGWNFMQLAKYIERADKTSRILDTLTYHVDIKRSDIVSILHSCSGFSSFYREYRGQVSLSNAIKFLLCSSTFPRSVRFCLRQMDFLLHSISGVPFGHYSNEAERITGKLLAQLNYSTSEEIDESGLHQYIDTIQSELNEIGQNIFETYVLIPSEYQESTAINQQPGQQAQ, translated from the coding sequence ATGTTATCTAGAGTCGCAGACAGCTTATACTGGCTTGGCCGTTATGTAGAGCGGGCTGAAAACTTGGCCCGCATGGTCGACGTGAACCATTACAACTCTCTGGATTCCTTCCCGCTCAGAGACTACTCGGATAATGGTGAATGGCTCATCTACACCACGAACAGCCAAGAGCCCTACAGTGATTTGGAAATCACTCTCGGCCACCCACCAGACATCAATGAGTTTATTCTCTTCGCAGATGAAAACCCGGACTCGGTAAAGCAATGTATCTCTCAAGCCAGAACAAACGGACGCATGGTTCGCGACCAGATCTCCTCCGATATGTGGCTAGAACTGAACAGCATCCATCTCTTCATCAAAAGCCCAGAAGCCTACAACCTTTGGCAGGATGACCCTCAGGCCTTACTCAAAAAGGTCATCAACTTCTCGTTACTGTTCCAAGGACTAACAGAAGCGACCAACCAGCATGACGAAGGCTGGAATTTCATGCAACTAGCCAAGTACATAGAGCGTGCGGACAAGACCAGCCGTATTCTCGACACACTGACCTATCATGTGGACATCAAACGCAGTGATATTGTTTCCATTCTTCATTCCTGTTCGGGATTCTCCTCCTTCTACCGGGAATACAGGGGTCAGGTAAGTCTGAGCAACGCGATCAAATTCCTGCTATGCTCATCCACCTTTCCAAGATCAGTCCGCTTTTGCCTGCGCCAGATGGACTTCTTGCTACACTCCATCTCTGGTGTCCCCTTCGGCCATTACTCCAACGAAGCCGAACGCATCACAGGTAAACTCCTTGCACAACTCAACTACTCCACCAGCGAGGAGATCGATGAATCAGGTCTCCACCAATACATCGACACCATTCAAAGCGAGCTTAATGAGATTGGTCAGAATATTTTTGAAACGTACGTACTCATCCCTTCCGAGTATCAGGAAAGCACCGCCATCAACCAGCAACCCGGACAACAGGCACAATAG
- a CDS encoding circularly permuted type 2 ATP-grasp protein, whose protein sequence is MFANYDTGEFFDEMFARHGGKPLKHYTRLHQRFQNLSLHKLEEKQRRIDKHFLEQGITFTVYGDKQGTEKIFPFDLIPRIIPAAEWRKIEVGLTQRIIALNLFLHDIYHDQKIIKDGIVPEDVVKSAAHFRPEMMGHKVAQEIYLQVCGTDLIRNENGDYMVLEDNGRCPSGVSYLLENREAMKHAFPNLYKSYKVRRVNHYSELLLKTLQHISPRSVNTPVCVLLTPGTYNSAYFEHTFLARQMGIEIVEGRDLVVVNSHVYMRTTKGLELVDVIYRRVDDDYLDPTVFREESCLGVPGLMDAYLKGNVSLANAVGTGVADDKVTYAYVPDMIRYYLDQEPYLPNVPTYLAWRDDDKRYILENLSSLVVKSANESGGYGMLIGPTASKQDLAEFSLKIKQSPRNYIAQPVINLSRHPTVCEDHSIQGRHIDLRPYILYGENIEIIPGGLTRVALRKDSLVVNSSQGGGSKDTWVLHE, encoded by the coding sequence ATGTTCGCCAATTACGACACCGGAGAATTCTTCGATGAAATGTTTGCCCGTCATGGAGGCAAACCTTTGAAGCACTACACCCGGCTGCACCAGCGCTTCCAGAACCTCAGCCTCCATAAACTGGAGGAGAAACAACGAAGAATCGACAAACACTTCCTTGAGCAAGGCATCACCTTCACCGTCTATGGCGACAAGCAGGGAACCGAAAAGATATTCCCCTTTGACCTCATCCCGAGGATTATTCCCGCCGCTGAGTGGAGAAAGATTGAGGTAGGCCTCACTCAACGAATTATTGCCCTGAATCTATTCCTCCATGATATCTATCACGATCAAAAGATCATCAAGGACGGCATCGTGCCAGAAGACGTTGTCAAATCCGCAGCACACTTCCGTCCGGAAATGATGGGGCACAAGGTAGCCCAGGAGATTTACCTGCAGGTCTGCGGCACGGACCTCATCAGGAATGAGAACGGTGACTATATGGTTCTGGAAGATAACGGACGCTGCCCTTCCGGCGTATCATACTTGTTAGAAAACAGGGAGGCCATGAAGCATGCCTTCCCAAACCTATACAAGTCCTACAAAGTACGCCGGGTAAACCATTACTCTGAACTGCTTCTTAAAACACTTCAGCATATCTCACCACGCTCTGTGAACACGCCAGTCTGTGTTCTACTAACCCCCGGAACCTATAACAGCGCTTACTTCGAGCACACATTCCTAGCACGCCAAATGGGAATAGAGATCGTAGAAGGCCGGGACCTCGTCGTCGTGAATAGCCATGTCTACATGAGAACGACGAAGGGTCTGGAGCTGGTAGACGTGATCTACCGCAGAGTGGATGACGACTATTTGGATCCGACTGTCTTCCGTGAAGAGTCTTGCCTTGGTGTACCGGGCTTGATGGATGCCTACTTGAAAGGAAATGTCTCACTGGCCAATGCGGTGGGCACGGGCGTCGCTGACGACAAGGTTACCTATGCCTACGTACCAGATATGATCCGCTACTATCTGGATCAGGAGCCCTACTTACCCAATGTCCCGACCTATCTCGCTTGGCGCGATGACGACAAAAGGTACATTCTCGAGAACTTGAGTTCGCTAGTGGTCAAGTCTGCCAATGAATCCGGAGGTTACGGTATGCTCATAGGCCCTACTGCGAGCAAACAGGATCTGGCAGAGTTCTCCTTGAAGATCAAACAATCACCACGAAATTACATCGCCCAACCAGTCATCAACCTCTCCCGTCACCCCACGGTTTGTGAGGATCATTCGATTCAGGGAAGGCACATCGATCTCAGGCCTTACATTCTCTATGGAGAGAATATAGAAATCATCCCAGGCGGCCTCACCCGAGTCGCTCTCAGAAAAGATTCCCTAGTCGTAAATTCCTCTCAAGGCGGAGGCAGTAAAGACACCTGGGTACTTCACGAATAA